From one Gossypium hirsutum isolate 1008001.06 chromosome D08, Gossypium_hirsutum_v2.1, whole genome shotgun sequence genomic stretch:
- the LOC107954718 gene encoding kinesin-like protein KIN-14T isoform X4 produces the protein MGNLGETIHSLLGFKSHLTSTWVKSVCEIVKKLPSGNEKDDESAAKEISKIKEEMAALTHCINQSNIQRRQLLHDLLDLKGNIRVFCRVRPFTLEESIGGGIGAVVALDTSNLLLKLGDNKTKRYTFDNVFQGSSQDGIFSKVEPVIKSVLDGYNASIFAYGQTGTGKTFTMEGTLDSPGIVPRTIETLFKQALDSNHTFLITFSMLEIYLGNLKDLLVPQATRATDPLPPCLSIQTDPKGGIGIENLVSIQVSDFNQALKLYRLGCQLRSTASTNSNTTSSRSHCMIRISMTCFDAPERRRETNKIWLVDLGGSERVVKTKAWGRRLDEGKAINLSLSALGDVIHALQRKKSHIPYRNSKLTQVLKDSLGEDSKTLMLVHVSPKEEDLCETICSLNFAARVKSVQLGHEESNEVRNQREAAMKNLQQTIKKIEDERRYIRGKIQILNHKLEELTRRGLPLEQQAEACDLSTELGPPSELDFTKNRTGNVRSQLPRFMRSTISSRTKTGMEHQTSLHSRRRRRPSSQRAESVSFPVKNHSECNSDRSISRSTCAVELNRKTSMELDNVTVYSQDTSECDTKMVVTNRKSNKCKSTKVLKVDQWLTLHKDEASISGSVPRNKSVSDIPLPEKKHRSNRVKKTHILCNDKVFKKQKKASSVVAVSQRVEDKPPTLKDLFAEESNSSFICPPQPTMCLSTGHQQDSLDGSLIEYGQGGSLSPPDSCCDGSVHFIDNEDEFYGTPMVEVVEDTEHRPNLSMMKISSYLLSPDDRISNSQEIFGVSNQALEPEQYHKQVMATEVYGKEDMDASSQSSPQEMRLNLCRPKSQRRLFIDDLKQKDPRMMTLIKSQEISKNQGACCLVKQKVEKSWAIALLGLGFLDLGFNHDFFYGLIR, from the exons ATGGGA aatcTGGGGGAAACCATTCATTCACTGCTGGGATTTAAGTCACATCTAACTTCAACTTGGGTGAAGTCAGTTTGTGAGATAGTAAAGAAATTACCAAGTGGGAACGAAAAGGATGATGAATCAGCTGCAAAAGAAATTTCCAAGATAAAAG AAGAAATGGCTGCCTTAACCCACTGCATAAACCAATCGAACATACAGAGGAGGCAGTTGTTGCATGATTTGTTGGACTTGAAAG GGAACATCCGTGTATTTTGCCGAGTGCGACCATTCACGTTGGAGGAAAGTATAGGAGGAGGTATAGGAGCTGTAGTAGCTTTGGATACAAGTAACCTCCTTTTAAAACTTGGTGATAACAAAACTAAAAGATACACATTTGACAATGTGTTCCAGGGTTCATCCCAAG ATGGAATTTTCTCTAAAGTTGAACCAGTCATCAAGTCAGTCCTCGACGGTTACAATGCCAGCATTTTTGCTTACGGTCAAACAGGAACCGGGAAAACCTTCACAATG GAAGGTACTTTGGATTCCCCAGGAATAGTGCCACGGACGATCGAGACTTTGTTCAAGCAAGCACTGGATAGTAACCATACTTTCCTTATCACTTTCAGTATGCTTGAGATTTATTTAGGAAATCTCAAAGACTTGCTTGTACCGCAAGCTACCAGGGCAACAGATCCTTTGCCACCATG CCTTTCAATTCAAACAGATCCAAAGGGAGGAATTGGAATTGAGAACCTGGTTTCCATCCAAGTTAGCGACTTCAACCAAGCTTTGAAGCTGTATAGATTAGGATGCCAACTCAGGTCAACTGCTTCAACAAATTCAAACACAACTTCAAGTAGATCCCACTG CATGATTCGCATTTCGATGACTTGCTTCGATGCTCCTGAGAGGCGACGAGAAACGAATAAAATATGGTTAGTTGACCTTGGAGGAAGTGAGCGAGTGGTGAAGACCAAGGCATGGGGGAGAAGACTTGATGAAGGAAAAGCCATCAATTTGTCTCTTTCTGCTCTTGGAGATGTAATACATGCTCTTCAAAGGAAAAAAAGCCACATACCATACAG GAACAGCAAGCTGACACAAGTTCTTAAAGATTCCCTAG GTGAAGATTCAAAAACACTGATGCTAGTACATGTGAGTCCCAAAGAAGAAGATCTTTGTGAAACAATATGTTCATTAAATTTTGCAGCAAGGGTGAAAAGTGTTCAATTGGGGCATGAGGAGTCCAAT GAAGTAAGAAACCAGAGGGAAGCTGCTATGAAAAACCTGCAGCAGACGATTAAAAAGATTGAAGATGAACGACGATATATTAGAGGAAAGATCCAAATTTTGAACCACAAATTAGAAGAACTGACAAGGAGAGGTCTACCTTTGGAACAGCAAGCAGAGGCTTGTGATTTATCAACTGAACTAGGGCCACCTTCCGAGCTTGACTTTACCAAGAACAGGACTGGAAATGTCAGATCACAGCTGCCTAGATTTATGAGATCAACTATTAGCAGTAGAACAAAAACTGGGATGGAGCATCAAACTTCACTTCATTCAAGGAGAAGGAGAAGACCATCATCTCAGCGAGCCGAGTCAGTGAGTTTCCCAGTGAAGAATCATTCAGAGTGCAACTCTGACCGTAGCATTTCAAGATCTACATGTGCAGTGGAATTGAACAGGAAAACTAGTATGGAATTAGATAATGTCACAGTCTACAGCCAAGACACATCTGAATGTGATACAAAAATGGTTGTCACAAATAGAAAATCAAACAAATGCAAGTCCACTAAAGTTTTAAAGGTTGATCAATGGCTTACCTTGCATAAGGATGAAGCTAGCATTAGTGGTTCTGTTCCAAGGAATAAATCGGTTTCAGACATTCCTCTCCCGGAGAAGAAACATAGGTCAAATAGAGTGAAAAAGACACATATATTATGCAATGACAAGGTATTTAAAAAGCAGAAGAAAGCTTCTTCGGTGGTAGCTGTTTCTCAAAGGGTGGAAGACAAACCACCAACACTAAAGGATTTATTTGCTGAGGAATCTAATTCTAGTTTCATTTGTCCACCTCAACCAACAATGTGCCTGTCAACAGGTCACCAACAAGACTCACTTGATGGCTCTTTGATAGAGTACGGTCAAGGTGGCAGTCTTTCTCCACCTGATTCTTGCTGCGATGGATCAGTACACTTCATTGATAATGAAGATGAATTCTATGGAACACCCATGGTTGAAGTAGTAGAAGACACTGAACACCGCCCCAACCTTTCCATGATGAAAATTAGCAGTTATCTGCTTTCTCCGGATGATAGAATCAGCAACTCACAAGAAATTTTTGGTGTTTCAAACCAAGCATTGGAGCCGGAACAGTACCACAAACAAGTGATGGCTACTGAAGTATACGGAAAGGAAGACATGGATGCCTCTTCTCAATCCTCACCACAAGAGATGAGACTAAATCTGTGCAGACCGAAATCTCAAAGAAGATTGTTTATAGATGACCTAAAACAAAAAGACCCGAGGATGATGACCCTCATAAAATCACAAGAGATTTCAAAAAACCAAG GAGCATGTTGTTTGGTTAAACAGAAAGTTGAGAAATCATGGGCCATTGCACTTCTAGGATTGGGATTCCTCGACTTGGGGTTCAATCATGACTTCTTCTATGGTCTAATACGTTGA